A DNA window from Halomicrobium mukohataei DSM 12286 contains the following coding sequences:
- the glyA gene encoding serine hydroxymethyltransferase, whose amino-acid sequence MPTDLTAVDESLADALSAERERQRETLTLIASENHASEAVLRAQGSVLTNNYAEGRPGDRYYAGCEHADEVERLAIERARELFDAPHANVQPHSGTQANLAAYEALLAPGDRILSLELSDGGHLSHGHDATAVATHYDVAHYHVDPETGRLDYEAVTERARETDPDLLVSGYSAYPRQIDWERLQAIAESVDAVHVADIAHLTGLVAADLYPSPVGVADVVTCSTHKTIRSGRGGMIMASEEYAKAVDRAVFPGCQGGPLMHNVAGKAAGFHEALQPAFESYADQIVENATTLDEQLSQRDFDLVSGGTDVHFVLVDFQQSHPDLTGQRAEAALEDAGIVCNKSTVPGDRRKSTVTSGVRLGTPAITTRGFDADATRRLAEAIADVLDAPDDETVRENAGEVVTDLCDRFPVYE is encoded by the coding sequence GTGCCGACAGATCTGACCGCAGTCGACGAGTCGCTCGCGGACGCACTGTCAGCCGAACGAGAGCGCCAGCGCGAGACGCTGACGCTGATCGCCAGCGAGAACCACGCCAGCGAGGCCGTCTTGCGGGCACAGGGCTCTGTCCTGACGAACAACTACGCCGAGGGCCGTCCGGGCGACCGCTACTACGCCGGCTGTGAGCACGCCGACGAGGTCGAACGACTGGCAATCGAGCGCGCGAGAGAACTGTTCGACGCGCCCCACGCCAACGTCCAGCCACACTCGGGCACGCAGGCCAACCTCGCGGCCTACGAGGCCCTGCTGGCACCGGGTGACCGCATCCTCTCGCTGGAACTCTCCGATGGCGGCCACCTCAGCCACGGCCACGACGCGACCGCGGTGGCGACCCACTACGACGTAGCCCACTACCACGTCGACCCGGAGACCGGCCGGCTCGACTACGAGGCCGTCACCGAGCGCGCTCGCGAGACGGACCCGGACCTGCTCGTCTCTGGCTACTCTGCGTATCCCCGGCAGATCGACTGGGAGCGTCTGCAAGCGATCGCCGAATCGGTCGACGCCGTCCACGTCGCCGACATCGCCCACCTCACCGGCCTCGTCGCCGCCGATCTCTACCCCTCTCCAGTCGGCGTCGCCGACGTGGTGACCTGTTCGACGCACAAGACGATCCGGTCGGGCCGGGGTGGCATGATCATGGCCAGCGAGGAGTACGCAAAGGCGGTCGACCGAGCGGTGTTCCCGGGCTGTCAGGGCGGCCCGCTGATGCACAACGTCGCGGGCAAGGCCGCAGGCTTCCACGAGGCTCTCCAGCCGGCGTTCGAGTCGTACGCGGACCAGATCGTCGAGAACGCGACCACCCTCGACGAGCAACTGTCCCAGCGCGACTTCGATCTGGTCTCGGGCGGCACCGACGTACACTTCGTCCTCGTGGACTTCCAGCAGAGCCATCCCGATCTCACCGGTCAGCGCGCCGAAGCAGCCCTCGAAGACGCCGGCATCGTCTGCAACAAGTCGACGGTCCCCGGCGACCGGCGCAAATCGACGGTCACCAGCGGCGTCCGCCTCGGCACGCCCGCGATCACGACGCGGGGCTTCGACGCCGACGCGACTCGGCGGCTCGCCGAGGCCATCGCGGACGTGCTCGACGCGCCCGATGACGAGACCGTCCGAGAGAACGCGGGCGAGGTCGTCACCGACCTCTGTGATCGGTTCCCAGTCTACGAATAG
- a CDS encoding GNAT family N-acetyltransferase, protein MYVRDAKNREEVWLLDHIEEMGLDASAFRSRDYVIAIDEADNEKAGFGRIRVHRTDDAEICELTSIGVLDRWRGQGVGAHVIERLVEYAGDQGFDEVYSLTDEAEYLTQFGFEPIEVAQLPEKLRERLATKQENIQPDAVPVRLAVDRFELPQRFRDAFKDAAPGADEEAEPEEGPEDFGIDPDEATYKYDTGR, encoded by the coding sequence ATGTACGTCCGGGACGCCAAAAACCGAGAGGAGGTCTGGTTGCTGGATCACATCGAGGAGATGGGGCTCGACGCGAGTGCGTTTCGGTCCCGCGACTACGTCATCGCGATCGACGAGGCGGACAACGAGAAGGCCGGCTTCGGCCGCATCCGGGTCCACAGGACCGACGACGCGGAGATCTGCGAGCTGACGAGTATCGGCGTCCTCGACCGCTGGCGCGGTCAGGGCGTCGGCGCACACGTCATCGAACGACTCGTTGAGTACGCCGGGGATCAGGGCTTCGACGAGGTGTACTCGCTGACCGACGAAGCCGAGTACCTCACACAGTTCGGGTTCGAACCGATTGAGGTGGCTCAGCTGCCGGAGAAACTCCGCGAGCGACTGGCGACCAAACAGGAGAACATCCAGCCCGACGCGGTGCCGGTCCGGCTGGCCGTCGACCGCTTCGAGTTGCCACAGCGCTTCCGTGACGCGTTCAAGGATGCCGCCCCTGGTGCCGACGAAGAAGCCGAGCCGGAGGAAGGGCCGGAGGACTTCGGGATCGACCCGGACGAGGCGACCTACAAGTACGACACTGGGCGGTAG